DNA from Oxyura jamaicensis isolate SHBP4307 breed ruddy duck chromosome 4, BPBGC_Ojam_1.0, whole genome shotgun sequence:
AGTTGCGCACCCTCCCGTCCCACCATTCACATTTCTCCTTGGCCTGCCCACCTCTTTCCATAAAGCCTGTACAGCAATTAATTTTGAGGCTTCTACCTCTCCATGTAGCTCAGATGAAACTGGCCAATGAATTACTGGGTAGAGAGGACACCAACGGCAGACACCTCAGTATACACATAACGATATCTTCATTTCCATAGGAATCAGCCTACAAAtctttttgccattttgttCCAACTTTCCTCCACTTTTTATGAGCTTCTTCTAATGATATAATACGCGATATGGCTGAATTCTTCTCTATTGCACAGGGTAAACCAAGAAATATATCACTGATGTCAAAGCAAATGAGCATTTGGGCCAGTCACAATTATAAAGAGGGGCCctttgtgaaatgaaataagaaGTAACAGACCAAAGAGGTTAGGAACCTCCAGTACTGGTGACCATTAGGCAAACACCTGTCAGGCAATGACACAGACCTAAAAAAACTCCTGTGTATTTCTTTGAGTGCTCGCTTGTATATgaacttttgcttttgtttccttttttgctcCAGGTACTTATGATGGCTCGATAGACAGTTGCAAAGGGGATTCAGGAGGACCCTTGGTCTGTTTTGATGCAGAAAACGTGGCATATGTCTGGGGTGTTGTGAGCTGGGGTGAAAACTGCGGGGAGGCTGGTCACCCCGGAGTCTACACAAAAATTGCCAGCTATTATGATTGGATTAGCCATCACGTGACAAGGAGTCTCATTTCACGGTATAATATCTGAAGCTCAGGAAACACAATACTTCCATGTTATCATCCATGCAATAATGAACACTAGTCCTTTTTTACAATCAGCAGCCATGTACCTTAGCAACTATGAGTACAAATcttgaaataatgtattttaaaaatgcttaattcTCTGTGAATACCACAATTTTGCAGAAGCctgtagaaaaataattctatggTGACATGCCTTCACAGCAAAATTCTCTAATAAAAGCATGCTTACTGCAGGGAACTTGAAGTGTCTGTCTTCTTGtcattacttttttcctctctcccgACTTTATGTTGTATTTCAGCTGCAGttgttgcttatttatttattttaaatggacaGCCATAGTGAGAGCAGTGTTTGGGAAATGACTGCAGCAGCAATATGCAAGCATCGCAGAAAGGACAGCAAGCACAGAACTTGAAAGGTATTCCATCATCTCAAGGTCTAGGTCATTAGAAACCCTCAGgatgctgcttttcttggcaGTCGATTCTGTAGGCTTACTGAGAAATTACACTTCAGACCCCCTGTTAACGGAAGGATTGCATATGATCGTGATGTTTGTTACTCAAAGATTGCTCTGGTTGTAATTCTTTCAGCTAAAAACTcagacaatttttaatttagttaGTACACTGTGTCTGATCATCTAGCTTAGGGcaatttttgtattaatttaacCACAGCTAGTCACAAAGAACAGAGGAATTTCAAGACAACATAAACTAAATAAGTGTCTTTACTGTCCTACTGTCCTTTGCCTGTGTATgtgtatttccagcatatgaCAAACTCGACATCATATAGATCAAGAGTTTTATAACATTCTTCACTGGATTCTAATTTACAAGAGTTTTAATACCTATTTTACTTTATCTTTCTCAATGAATTATCCCATTGAATCAATAGCACAAGTTGTTGAcaggggggagggaggtgctttttttgtgttttgctgcattttttgctgctggtggtgatgttttttaataattcaacGCTGTCTGCTTCAGACAGAAGttttacattttccctgccttttctttatcttccaCTGTCTTGTAGAAAAATCAGCACGAATTTATCAAGGACCCTGTCAATCACCAATAGCTGAAGTTAAGGGTATGAATTACTTCTCTTATCTGCCCCTAATAAAGCTTCCTGTTTAGGAAAGTATTTAAGCATATTCCTTCCTTGGAAATACTTTGCTGAACCAGGGTCTTTATGACGTAATCATAGGGAAAAGCTCTTTTTCAGGACAGGTGTAGGAAGAGCTCCCTCTTTTGTTTGACTTAGCAGACGTCAACTTTTTCCACCTATTTCTTCAGTTAACTCTGATTAATACTAAATGCGAAGggtgcaaagaaaaaacagtattttactgTGTTATCTTCCCACTCTGACTGTCTATCTGGAGTGTTTTCTCTCCATCGCCTGTTTTTCACCAGTAACTTTTCTCCTGAAATCCTGATGCTAGCACGCGCGGGTCAATCCTACGCACcttaaaacaaagatttcatTACAAAATCTAAACCAGCTCCCCTACGGCTCCACTTCGCCCCCTCTAAGGAGCATGTaggatttaaatatatatagataggCATGTGTATGGACTGGGAAGTTTAGCAAGCGGGCTCATTTTGGTCGCTTTTCTGTAGCCACAGACCCCACATGCTCAGCACTGAGGCACGGCCATCCCCTACCCCGCCACCCCACTCCTCCAGCGGCCCCCTCAGGTATTGGGGCGTCCCCTCAGGTTTTGGGGCGTCGCCTCAGCCTTGGGGTCGTCGCCTCAGGCTTGGCGGCACCTCCCCGGAGGCGGGCTCGGGGCGGCGCCCGGCGGGCCGATGGCGGCGGGCAGGCGGCGGGGGCTCAAGGCGAGCGGCCGGCCCTGGGCATGGCCGGCgccttgctgctgcagctgctgctgccgctgctggcCTGCGCCTGGCTGGGTGCGAGCCAGGAGGCGCCGCGGACTCCCGACTGGCGGCTGACGCTGAAGACGATTCGCAACGGGGTGCACAAGATCGACGTGTACCTCAACGCCGCCCTCGACCTGCTGGGCGGCGAGGACGGGCTGTGCCACTACAAGTGCAGCGACGGTGAGGGGGCCGCCGcggggagaaggagggaaatGGCCGCCCGGGCCGGGCTGATTGGCGGTGCCTGGAAGCGCCGGGCCGCAGCCGTGCCCTCGCCTTGTTGTTGCGAGGCCGCGAAAGGAGGTGAAGGGTCGCCTCCCGGATCAGGATTCGGATCCGGATTGGGTCGGGACGCGAGGTCTGCTCCCCGGCGGGGGGTCGGGGCTTCAGCGGGCTCTGGTGGTGTAAACGCCCGGGTAGTGAGGGTTGTTGTTGGATCCGTTTCGTTCCGTGTGTTTTTCGTTTAACCCTTAGGATCGTCAACATACTGGCTTTGTACAAAGCATGGAGCACTTTAAAGTTTATTAGTACTTCAAAGAgcccttctttttcttaaaaataatctcGTGTATTGCACACAAGTCGTGCATCGATTGTAGTGACTCTCATGCATTGTTTGTAGTGACtcaagacctttttttttttttttcttttttttttcttttttacatggAAACTAAAGTGAATACTTGTTCAGGTGTCTTATCGCCCCCTTGTTGGCAAAGTGCTTAGTGCTTCTAAGCTGTGATTTGGAAAGACTTCGTGATACTCAGGTGCTTGAATACATGCTTATGCCAAAAATACAATTGTCTCAAGCCCAGCAAATGGCAGTGGTGAGCTTTGATGGTACTaaaattctgtggaaaaatatatttgaggtATTATAAATGGCCTTTTACAGGATCAAAGCCCTTTCCTCGCTACGGGTATAAACCTTCACCACCAAACGGCTGTGGATCTCCTCTATTTGGGGTTCAGGTAAGTCCATTTTGGGGTTTCTTTGTGCCTGTGGATTTTCATACATGGACTTTCCTCgatgtgtgtgttttcttcctttcatatTGTAAGGATGAGCAATCACCCATGTACTATATCCCTGCCTCTATCAGCTCCAGCACGTGCTTTGGTAACAACATGTGGAAATACTAGTAttataaatgaacaaaatgtaaatattttcatcatcATAAATATTATAGGGATAAAATAGTGATGATGATTAACTTCTAATCTTTTAACCAATAATGTTTCATTCTCACAGTCTTGAAAGCACTGAACAACTGAACAGTAGCCCTGTAGGAGTGGAGGTTTTGACTCCCACTTTACCAACGCTAATCcattttccttcaaagaaaatatggGTTGTGTTATGTACTGGGTCTGACggggatggagttaacttccTTCATAGCAGCCTGCGTCATGCTGTGTTAGGGATTTGGGGCTAAAACAGTGTCGATAGGTAACACACCACTGGTTctgtctattgctgagcaatgCGTGCACAGCAttacagctttctctttttttccccactgtgcCTAGcaagcaggctggggctgggcaggaagctgggaggggacacagcgGGGGCTCAGagaagggatattccatactgtATAGCATCATGTTTAGCAGTAAAACTGGCGTAGTGGTAAAAGAAGGGAGCAAGAGGAAGGGGTTGGCTGCCAAGGTGGCTGTTGCTCTGGAACATGCTAGGCATCAGTCtactttgtgttttccttttccctctttagGTCACCTATTAAATTTTATCTAGAACTATGTGTTATCTTGCCTTTGCATTTCCTATTCTCTCCCCTGTCCTGTGAGGGGGCAGGGGTTAAGCAGGCAGCTGTGTAAGTGTTTGGCTGCTGGCCGGGGTCAAGCCAGCACAGCTTACTAGCGGTGAACAGCAAACCATAGAGACAACTGAATGACAGCTGGATTGATTGCATTAGTTATTAATTTCTAACTTCTGTATTCTGTCATATTCATAGACTGTATCTTTCTTATGTAATATCTCAAGATTCCAATCTTAATTGTACCACCAATGCTGTGGGGGGATTTTCTTCGCAGTTTGACATTGGGATCCCTTCGATGACAAAGTGCTGCAATCACCATGACAGATGTTATGATACTTGtggcaataaaaaaaatgactgtgatGAGCAATTTCAGTCGTGCCTCTCCAAAATTTGCAGAGATGTGCAGAAAACACTTGGAATATCAGAGAGCGTACAGGGTAAGCCTGaaaaatgcctttgtttttccaacTTTAACTGAGCTTGTTTGGCAAAGAATCTTTGTGCAGCACAGTAATGCCACATTTTCTTAAGCTAAAGCTATTGCTGAAGGATGCCTTGTTCAGTCCGTCTGTCATGCAGCCCAGACATGCGTACAGCTGAGCAATGACACAGCATAGGAAAATGATCAGGgctaaaatggggaaaaaataattattccctTTTAGGAGTACCGAGATGGGAATACAACCTGATCAAAACATACATATAACTGTAATTGTTGCATTTGCTGTAGTGTAGCTCAATATTCACTGTTTTGCTGGCTGAGTTCTAAATGTCTACTACATGTCATTGCTAGTAAACAGTAGGACAATACTGAATTGTCTCCTTTTATGAAATAAGATACTAGAATAATATATTGTTATAGCGGAAGCAGTTAATGCTGTCCCTTAGTGCATACATTTTAGGTTTTTCCTGAACAGCCCATAATCCTATGATTGGATTCCTTCTGATTGTTGGCCTGCATCTGATCAATGCATGACATAACCACACTTAACTTGGACAATGGCACTTTTACAGTAAGTAGTCCCACCAAGAACAATCAGTTTTTACAACAAGCCTCTGTTTGAACTTTTCAGATCCACACAACTGCAGAGAAGTCATCATGTTAGTGCTTTGTGTCAAAACTGATGAATATTTACGAAATTCTGTTGAGTTGCTGTTAAAGGTAGCAGCCTTTGCATAAATCAGGATGCAAAAAGTGAGGGATAAAACTTCATCTTGCCAGAACTAAGTGATGTTTCTAACACTGATAACATTCCATATTCAATgaactttcttcattttcattggCATAAGTAAAATCTTCATTCACAACGTTAATGACTCCGTATTGGTTCAGTCTTTGGTTTGACAGTCTGTTTGCTATGCCCAGAGCagtctgctttttaaaatccttctcAGTTTACCTGAGTCATGTCTAGTAGGTTCATATTCCATCTAGAGTACTTCTCACTTAACTTCTCTTTGTTTGCAGCTTGTGAATCAACTGTCCAGCTGTTGTTTGATGCAGTTATACATTTAGGATGTAAACCATACCTGGACAGCCAGAGAGCTGCCTGTATGTGTCGGTATGAGGATAAGACAGATCTCTGAAAGATATGGACATCTTACGGTTCCGAATGAAGTAAAAGACTCAACTGAAATGAAGCAAGACTTTGACTAAAGCTTTACAGTTTCCAGAAAGTAAT
Protein-coding regions in this window:
- the PLA2G12A gene encoding group XIIA secretory phospholipase A2 produces the protein MAGALLLQLLLPLLACAWLGASQEAPRTPDWRLTLKTIRNGVHKIDVYLNAALDLLGGEDGLCHYKCSDGSKPFPRYGYKPSPPNGCGSPLFGVQFDIGIPSMTKCCNHHDRCYDTCGNKKNDCDEQFQSCLSKICRDVQKTLGISESVQACESTVQLLFDAVIHLGCKPYLDSQRAACMCRYEDKTDL